Sequence from the Flavobacterium sp. J372 genome:
TCTGGAGCGTGTACATAAGGCTGGGGCTAAGTTTGACCCGGAAAAGAACAAATGGTTCAACCACCAGTATTTTGGCAGGCAGGATAACGAAAAGATTGCGCATGCGCTGTCACACGTTCTTTTGCAGAAAGGCATCAACAAACCGATTGAGTATGTAACTGAAGTGGTTGCTTTAGTTAAAGAACGGGCCACATTTGCCAGTGAGCTTTGGGACCTGAGCGATTATTTCTTTACCGCCCCGCAAACCTACGATGAGAAAACCATAAAGAACTGGAAGCCTGAAACTGCCGAAATCATGCAGCAGCTGATTGACGTGGTACAGAACACGCTGGACTTCACTTCAGCTAACCTTGAAAGCGTTATAAAGGCTTGGATGGAAGAAAACGGCATCGGGATAGGTAAAGTGATGCAGCCCCTGCGTTTAAGCCTTGTAGGGGCTATGAAAGGCCCTCATCTGTTTGATATCATGGCGATGATAGGCAAAGAAGAAACTATACTCAGGATAAAAGCTGCGATTGAAAATTTAGGATAAGATGAAGCCTCCCTAACCGGAGGCTTTTTTATATCCATAAAAATCTATACCTTACACAAAATCAAAAACCAAGAATTATGGAAAACATCCCTTACTACATTTTATTAATTATCGGCCTGTTCATTTTCTTGTCGTCATTCTTTACAGTAAAGCAACAAACAGCAGCTATTATTGAGCGTTTCGGCAAGTTTCAGAGTATACGCCATGCTGGGCTTCACCTCAAAATTCCGGTGATAGATAAAATTGCCGGCAGGCTTAACCTTAAGATACAGCAACTTGATGTTATCATAGAGACCAAAACGAAGGAGAACGTGTTCGTGAAGATGAAAGTTTCTGTGCAGTTTAAGGTAATCCAGGAGAAGGTGTATGAAGCATTCTATAAACTGGAATACCCGCACGACCAGATAACATCTTATGTATTTGATGTGGTGCGTGCAGAAGTACCCAAGCTGAAGCTAGACGATGTTTTTGAACGCAAAGATGATATTGCCATTGCTGTGAAGCGCGAGCTTAATGAAGCCATGACAACCTATGGTTATGACATCATCAATACTTTGATTACTGACATTGACCCGGATATTCAGGTGAAAAATGCGATGAACCGCATCAATGCTGCTGACCGTGAGAAATCGGCTGCGGAGTATGAAGCAGAAGCGCAACGCATACGTATTGTAGCTAAAGCTAAGGCAGAAGCGGAAAGTAAAAGGCTTCAAGGGCAGGGTATTGCCGACCAGCGCAGGGAGATTGCACGTGGACTGGTTGAAAGTGTTGACGTGCTAAACCAGGTGGGCATTAACAGCCAGGAAGCATCTGCGCTTATTGTGGTTACACAGCATTATGATACGTTACAGGCCATTGGCGGAGATACCAACAGCAACTTGATATTATTGCCTAACTCACCGCAGGCGGGCAGCGAGATGCTGAACAATATGGTGGCATCATTTGTGGCCAGTAACCAGGTAGGCGAATCTATGAAACTGCAAAGACCACGCAAACGCGACCGCGAAGATAATGAGCGCAACAGGCGCAATGAGCTCCCGCCACAGGAAGAAACCAATGATGAGCAATAAAAAAAATCCCGCCTTACGAGCGGGATTCTTTTTTAAAATATCTTTTAAAGAGGTATGTAAGCGCCGCGCTCTTAAGCGGGCCGGAGAGCATTCCGAGTACGCCTAAAACTTTTTTAGGTGTCTCGCCAATGAGGTTATCCGGCTGCAGGCTTTCTTTGGTTTCATCAAGTTCCTTCAGAAGCCTGGCATAGGCAAGGTCTTTCTCCACCTTCATTATCTCAAGGTCTTTATTGATCTGGTCGTATGTGTAATATACTTTGGTATTCATAATCAATAGCTTTTTAAAAATATCCTTGAGAACTTCGCTAAAATAGGCCCTTCTACAATCTTGTCCTGAATTTTATATACAATGATGGCGGCCACGAGGTAAATTACACCAACAATTAAGAATCCAAGCGCATGGTTATCCAGCCAATATCCTATTGCCAGTGCAGCAGCAATAGAAAAGAAGACTGTAACAATGAGCAGCATGATGGCCAAAAGGAACATCTTCAGCATCATTGTAGTAGATTTCATAAGTATCTTGAAACCCCATAGCTTGTAATACCTGAGGTTGGCCTCAAATACTTCTTTCGCCTGCTGCTTCAGGTCACCTATGTTTTCTTTTACGTCTTCTAATCCCATACTATGCTTATTTATATGGCAGCGCCGGTTGCACCTTTAGATGCTGCGGTTTTACCTCCTGTTGTAGCTTCATCAGCCATATGAGATGCCGTAGCGCCTTTACTTTTAAGTTCTTCAAGCTTGCGCTCAAGTGTAGAGATAATGTCATCTTTTTTCTCTTCAACGCTTGCAACAAGTTTATCAAAACCCGCTTCAAGGCCTTCTTTAGATGTGCCAAGCCTGCCTTTAAGCTGCTCTGTAAGTTCACTTATCTTATCTTTCAGCTCATCGCGCTTCTGGCCGTAGCCGTCTTTAATTTTCCTGCGGGTATTTGTACCCTGATCCGGAGCGAATAAAATTCCTATTGCAGCGCCTACTGCGGCTCCTGCCAATACAGCTAATACTGTTCCTGTTTTACCAGCCATGATTATTGTTTTTTGAATTAATAATGATAAAGGTAGCCACATAAATATTTGTAAGATGTTAAAACACCGTTAAGTATTAGCCAAACAATGTGAAAACTGAAAATAAAGCGATTTTACAAGGTTTCTTTATATCAAATGACTCTACGCCTTTCTTACAAAAAAGAATGCTTTATATTTGAAATATGGAAGTCGATTTTGATAATCATTCCTGATTGTATTGACTGAAAGTATAGTAAATATATATAATAGAAAAACCCGGATGCTATTCCGGGTTCTGATAAATATACTTTATATAAACTATTCTTTACTTTCAACCTTAGCCCAGGTATCACGAAGGCCAACCGTTTTGTTGAACACAGGTTTACCATCGGTACTGTCAGGATCAACACAAAAATATCCCAGGCGCTGAAACTGGTAGTGCTCCCCTGCTTTCGCATCCTTCAGTCCCGGTTCAAGATAACCTGTGATCACTTCAAGTGAATTAGGATTGATGTACTCTTTAAAGTCAACCTCTTTATCACCGTCAGGATTTTCATGTGTAAATAGCCTGTCATATATCCTGATTTCAGCAGGAAGCGCATGTTGTATTGATACCCAGTGAATGGTCCCTTTTATCTTACGAAGGCTGGCTTCAGTACCACTGCCGCTTTTTGAGTCTGCATCATATGTGGCATGTATTTCAGTAATATTGCCGTCAGCATCCTTCACAACGCTTTCGCCTTTAATAATGTAAGCGTTCTTTAGGCGAACCTCTTTGCCCAGCGTCAAACGGAAATACTTGCTGTTGGCATTCTCCATAAAGTCTTCACGCTCAATATATAATTCACGCGAAAAAGGCACCTGGCGTGAGCCTGTGCTTTCATCTTCAGGATTATTTTCTGCCTCAAGCCATTCTTCTTTTCCTTCAGGATAATTAGTGATGATGAGCTTAACCGGGTCTAACACCGCCATAACACGTGGTGCGGTTTTGTTCAGGTCTTCGCGCACGCAGAATTCCAGCAGCGAAACATCAATAAGGTTGGTACGTTTGGCAATACCTATTGTATCAGCAAAATTGCGTATAGCGGCAGGTGTGTATCCCCTTCTGCGCATGCCGGAAATAGTACTCATACGTGGGTCGTCCCAGCCTTTTACATGACCTTCGGTCACCAGCTGAAGCAGCTTACGCTTGCTTACAACGGTATGGCTTAGGTTACGGCGGGCAAATTCACGCTGTTTAGGGCGTACTTTGCTGCTGTCATATATCTGGTCAAGGAACCAGTCATAAAGCTCCCTGTGCGGCAAAAATTCAAGCGTACAAAGAGAGTGTGTTATCTGCTCCAGGTAATCGCTTTCGCCATGTGCCCAGTCATACATAGGGTAAATGCACCAGTTGTCGCCTGTGCGGTGATGGTGCGCGTGTATAACGCGGTACATAATAGGGTCGCGCATCAGCATATTAGGTGACGCCATATCTATTTTTGCGCGAAGAATATGCTGCCCTTCAGGGAAGTCACCGTTCTTCATACCTTCAAAAAGGCGGAGGTTCTCTTCTACGCTGCGGTCACGGTACGGGCTGTT
This genomic interval carries:
- a CDS encoding SPFH domain-containing protein, whose product is MENIPYYILLIIGLFIFLSSFFTVKQQTAAIIERFGKFQSIRHAGLHLKIPVIDKIAGRLNLKIQQLDVIIETKTKENVFVKMKVSVQFKVIQEKVYEAFYKLEYPHDQITSYVFDVVRAEVPKLKLDDVFERKDDIAIAVKRELNEAMTTYGYDIINTLITDIDPDIQVKNAMNRINAADREKSAAEYEAEAQRIRIVAKAKAEAESKRLQGQGIADQRREIARGLVESVDVLNQVGINSQEASALIVVTQHYDTLQAIGGDTNSNLILLPNSPQAGSEMLNNMVASFVASNQVGESMKLQRPRKRDREDNERNRRNELPPQEETNDEQ
- a CDS encoding DUF6327 family protein, yielding MNTKVYYTYDQINKDLEIMKVEKDLAYARLLKELDETKESLQPDNLIGETPKKVLGVLGMLSGPLKSAALTYLFKRYFKKESRS
- a CDS encoding phage holin family protein yields the protein MGLEDVKENIGDLKQQAKEVFEANLRYYKLWGFKILMKSTTMMLKMFLLAIMLLIVTVFFSIAAALAIGYWLDNHALGFLIVGVIYLVAAIIVYKIQDKIVEGPILAKFSRIFLKSY
- a CDS encoding YtxH domain-containing protein, translated to MAGKTGTVLAVLAGAAVGAAIGILFAPDQGTNTRRKIKDGYGQKRDELKDKISELTEQLKGRLGTSKEGLEAGFDKLVASVEEKKDDIISTLERKLEELKSKGATASHMADEATTGGKTAASKGATGAAI
- a CDS encoding glutamine--tRNA ligase/YqeY domain fusion protein, translated to MSAEERSLNFIEQIIEDDLKAGLSQDKLRFRFPPEPNGYLHVGHASAICLNFGLGLRYKAPVNLRFDDTNPAKEEQEYVNAIKKDVEWLGFKWAEERYASDYFQELYDWAIEFIKNGKAYVDSQTSEEMAKQKGTPTQPGTNSPYRDRSVEENLRLFEGMKNGDFPEGQHILRAKIDMASPNMLMRDPIMYRVIHAHHHRTGDNWCIYPMYDWAHGESDYLEQITHSLCTLEFLPHRELYDWFLDQIYDSSKVRPKQREFARRNLSHTVVSKRKLLQLVTEGHVKGWDDPRMSTISGMRRRGYTPAAIRNFADTIGIAKRTNLIDVSLLEFCVREDLNKTAPRVMAVLDPVKLIITNYPEGKEEWLEAENNPEDESTGSRQVPFSRELYIEREDFMENANSKYFRLTLGKEVRLKNAYIIKGESVVKDADGNITEIHATYDADSKSGSGTEASLRKIKGTIHWVSIQHALPAEIRIYDRLFTHENPDGDKEVDFKEYINPNSLEVITGYLEPGLKDAKAGEHYQFQRLGYFCVDPDSTDGKPVFNKTVGLRDTWAKVESKE